A genomic segment from Bradyrhizobium sp. CB1015 encodes:
- a CDS encoding aliphatic sulfonate ABC transporter substrate-binding protein — MITRRHIIAGALLLASAAGSPAHAEDKPAEIRIGTQKGGFFPAVRQRQTLENAFKPLGIAIKWIDFQFGPPLLEAINVGSVDFGYVGDSPPIFAQAGGAKIRYVAAVKSDGNTQAIIVPKDSPIHALADLKGKRVAFGKGSSAHNLLVAALEKAGLSWSDITPAPLAPADATAAFIKGSVDAWSIWDPYLALAELKEKARVIAFDKDVHRPNAFYIAGSDFVDKYPSLVAKLNAAFASEGGWANNHHEEVAKAQAEATGVDIEAVWRFVDRSNFSVVPVDGEVIRSQQAVADRFAKLGLIPKPVNVSDIVWKWNPGS; from the coding sequence ATGATCACGCGACGACACATCATCGCCGGCGCTCTGTTGCTGGCAAGTGCGGCCGGCTCGCCCGCGCACGCCGAGGACAAGCCGGCGGAAATCCGCATCGGCACGCAGAAGGGCGGCTTCTTCCCCGCGGTGCGCCAGCGCCAGACGCTGGAGAACGCCTTCAAGCCGCTCGGCATCGCGATCAAGTGGATCGACTTCCAGTTCGGTCCGCCGCTGCTGGAGGCCATCAATGTCGGCAGTGTCGATTTCGGCTATGTCGGCGACTCCCCGCCGATCTTCGCACAGGCCGGCGGCGCCAAGATCCGCTACGTCGCCGCGGTGAAATCGGACGGCAACACCCAGGCGATCATCGTGCCGAAGGATTCACCGATTCACGCGCTGGCCGATCTCAAGGGCAAGCGCGTCGCCTTCGGCAAGGGATCGAGCGCGCACAATCTGCTGGTCGCTGCGCTCGAGAAGGCAGGCCTGTCCTGGTCCGACATCACACCGGCGCCGCTCGCCCCTGCCGATGCGACCGCCGCCTTCATCAAGGGTTCGGTCGATGCCTGGTCGATCTGGGATCCCTATCTCGCGCTCGCCGAGCTGAAGGAAAAGGCGCGCGTCATCGCTTTCGACAAGGACGTGCACAGGCCGAATGCCTTCTACATCGCGGGTTCCGACTTCGTGGACAAGTACCCATCGCTGGTCGCGAAGCTCAATGCCGCCTTCGCCTCCGAAGGCGGTTGGGCCAACAATCATCACGAGGAGGTCGCCAAGGCGCAGGCCGAGGCCACCGGCGTCGACATCGAGGCTGTCTGGCGCTTCGTCGATCGCTCCAACTTCAGCGTGGTGCCGGTCGACGGCGAGGTGATCAGGAGCCAGCAGGCGGTCGCCGATCGCTTTGCCAAGCTCGGCCTGATTCCAAAGCCGGTCAACGTCTCCGACATCGTCTGGAAGTGGAATCCGGGCTCCTGA
- the phnN gene encoding phosphonate metabolism protein/1,5-bisphosphokinase (PRPP-forming) PhnN, with translation MNEMVTAAEGETGAIGPGRLVLVVGPSGAGKDTLLRLAQAACGDDPDIVFPRRIVTRASSADEDNIAVSPDEFRRAREHGDFAVHWDAHGHSYALPLEINDDIRAGRTIVVNVSRTVIAALRRAYANVMVVAITAPPDVLAQRLAARARKSDGNIAERLSRSVDDASAQADVTILNAGSADYHSRQLVRVIRNEGWQDELSAR, from the coding sequence ATGAACGAGATGGTGACCGCGGCCGAGGGCGAGACGGGTGCGATCGGCCCCGGCCGGCTCGTGCTCGTGGTCGGCCCCAGCGGCGCCGGCAAGGATACCTTGCTGCGGCTGGCGCAAGCAGCCTGCGGCGACGATCCCGACATCGTCTTCCCGCGCCGCATCGTGACGCGTGCGTCTTCGGCCGATGAAGACAATATCGCGGTCAGCCCCGACGAATTCCGCCGCGCACGCGAGCATGGCGACTTCGCCGTGCATTGGGATGCGCACGGTCATTCCTATGCGCTGCCGCTCGAGATCAACGACGACATCCGCGCAGGCCGCACCATCGTCGTCAACGTCTCACGCACCGTGATCGCCGCCTTACGCCGGGCCTATGCCAACGTCATGGTGGTCGCGATCACGGCGCCGCCGGATGTATTGGCGCAGCGGCTTGCCGCGCGCGCCCGGAAAAGCGACGGCAACATCGCCGAGCGGCTGTCGCGCAGCGTCGATGACGCGTCGGCGCAGGCGGATGTCACCATCCTCAATGCCGGCAGCGCGGATTATCACAGCCGCCAGCTGGTGCGCGTGATCAGGAATGAAGGCTGGCAAGACGAGTTGTCGGCGCGATAG
- a CDS encoding TauD/TfdA family dioxygenase — MSFYRDFNDKLAIERWNTHQREPFETIKVRQLSPTVGAEISGIDLSKEVSETQFAEIRRALDENLAVIFRDQKLSPENHKRFARRFGKSLHRHELAATRFKGDGPFDPEFLSWKTGRDSRFTAGDGWHPDVSCDPSPIAYSLLRVTKTPPLGGDTAFANMYLAYEFLSDPIKQLLDGLTAIHDGSLAWTAGYGAKPDPGKTYPQTEHPVVAIHPRTGRKFLYVNASFTSHIVQLTRRESDAILQLLFRHVESQLSLQTRVNWQPNSLLVWDNWASQHHAIWDYYPWERWGERVSVVTGEAPRARLDLGEAAE; from the coding sequence ATGAGTTTCTACAGAGACTTCAACGACAAGCTCGCAATCGAACGGTGGAACACGCACCAGCGCGAACCGTTCGAGACGATCAAGGTGAGGCAGCTCTCGCCGACCGTCGGCGCGGAGATCTCCGGTATTGATCTCTCCAAGGAGGTGAGCGAGACGCAATTCGCCGAGATCAGGCGCGCGCTCGACGAGAATCTTGCCGTGATCTTCCGCGACCAGAAATTGTCGCCGGAGAACCATAAGCGCTTCGCGCGCCGCTTCGGCAAGTCGCTGCACCGGCATGAGCTCGCCGCCACGCGCTTCAAGGGCGATGGTCCGTTCGATCCGGAATTCCTGTCATGGAAGACCGGCCGGGACTCGCGCTTCACTGCCGGCGACGGCTGGCATCCCGACGTGTCCTGCGATCCCAGCCCGATCGCCTATTCGCTGCTGCGGGTGACGAAGACCCCGCCGCTCGGGGGCGATACCGCCTTCGCCAACATGTATCTCGCCTACGAATTCCTGTCGGATCCGATCAAGCAATTGCTCGACGGCCTGACCGCGATCCACGATGGGTCGCTGGCCTGGACCGCCGGCTATGGTGCGAAGCCTGATCCCGGCAAGACCTATCCGCAGACCGAGCACCCGGTGGTGGCGATCCATCCGCGCACGGGACGAAAGTTCCTCTATGTGAATGCGTCCTTCACCTCGCACATCGTGCAACTGACGCGGCGGGAAAGCGACGCCATTCTGCAGCTCCTGTTCCGGCACGTCGAAAGCCAGCTTTCGCTGCAGACGCGCGTCAACTGGCAGCCGAATTCGCTGCTGGTGTGGGACAATTGGGCGAGCCAGCACCACGCGATCTGGGATTACTATCCCTGGGAACGCTGGGGTGAGCGAGTCTCGGTGGTGACCGGAGAGGCACCGCGAGCCCGGCTCGATCTCGGCGAGGCCGCCGAGTAG
- a CDS encoding flavin reductase family protein, which translates to MRIDPTELGAERIYRLMTGIVVPRPIAWVTSLSATGVLNLAPFSAFTFVSQKPPMLAISVGRKGADYKDTAHNILDTEEYVIHIADTPLMSAVHDSSVEHPPEVSEVEHLGLETLASERIKVPRLAAAPVAMECRFRQCLEFGDAKSRLIVGEVVMFHLRDGLVNDGKVETKALDPIARIGGPRYARLGEIVTLNTVFQTPKSKD; encoded by the coding sequence ATGCGGATCGACCCCACCGAGCTCGGCGCCGAGCGCATCTACCGCCTGATGACCGGCATCGTGGTGCCGCGCCCGATCGCGTGGGTGACGAGCCTGTCAGCCACGGGCGTGCTCAATCTCGCCCCGTTCAGCGCCTTCACCTTCGTCTCGCAGAAGCCGCCGATGCTCGCCATCAGCGTCGGCCGCAAGGGCGCCGATTACAAGGACACCGCGCACAACATCCTCGATACCGAGGAATATGTGATCCACATTGCCGACACCCCGCTGATGTCCGCGGTGCACGACAGCTCCGTCGAGCATCCGCCTGAGGTCAGCGAGGTCGAGCATCTCGGGCTCGAAACGCTCGCCAGCGAGCGCATCAAGGTGCCGCGGCTCGCCGCCGCGCCGGTCGCGATGGAGTGCCGTTTCCGGCAGTGCCTCGAATTCGGCGACGCCAAAAGCCGGCTCATCGTCGGCGAGGTCGTGATGTTCCATTTGCGCGACGGCCTCGTCAACGACGGCAAGGTCGAAACCAAGGCGCTCGACCCGATCGCCCGCATCGGCGGCCCGCGCTACGCCCGGCTTGGCGAGATCGTGACGCTGAATACCGTGTTCCAGACCCCCAAATCGAAAGACTGA
- a CDS encoding fumarylacetoacetate hydrolase family protein: MRLLSYLLDGEARYGAAVDGGVVDLTRRIGRDYSDVKALIAANALADAQEAVAGQKPDHALDQLVLLPPVLTPEKLWCIGVNYAERNAEYKDNSDLPKYPSLFVRSMSSMTGSGQPIEKPKVSDQLDYEGELVIVIGQGGRHIPRERAWSHIFGMTLCNEGTIRDWLRHGKFNVTQGKNFDRSGSIGPWIVTADELDPRGPHDIVTRVNGEVRQQDTTERLMFPFDFLISYLSTFATLKPGDMIVTGTPTGAGARFDPPRWLKIGDVVEVESSRIGVLRNIVAAES, translated from the coding sequence ATGCGACTCCTGAGCTATCTCCTGGACGGCGAGGCGCGCTATGGCGCGGCCGTGGACGGCGGCGTGGTCGATCTGACCAGGCGCATCGGCCGCGACTATTCGGACGTGAAGGCGCTGATCGCGGCCAACGCACTCGCCGATGCGCAGGAAGCCGTCGCCGGACAGAAGCCGGATCATGCGCTGGACCAGCTCGTTCTGCTGCCGCCGGTGCTGACGCCGGAGAAGCTCTGGTGCATCGGCGTCAATTACGCCGAGCGCAACGCGGAGTATAAAGACAATTCGGACCTGCCCAAATATCCCAGCCTGTTCGTGCGCAGCATGTCTTCGATGACCGGCTCCGGTCAGCCGATCGAGAAGCCCAAGGTTTCGGACCAGCTCGACTACGAAGGCGAGCTCGTCATCGTGATCGGGCAGGGCGGCCGCCACATTCCGCGCGAACGAGCGTGGTCGCACATCTTCGGCATGACTTTGTGCAACGAGGGCACGATCCGCGACTGGCTGCGCCACGGCAAGTTCAACGTCACGCAGGGCAAGAACTTCGATCGCTCCGGCAGCATCGGCCCGTGGATCGTCACCGCGGACGAGCTCGACCCGCGTGGTCCCCACGACATCGTCACGCGCGTCAACGGCGAGGTGCGGCAGCAGGACACCACCGAGCGGCTGATGTTCCCGTTCGACTTCCTGATCTCCTATCTCTCGACCTTCGCCACCCTCAAGCCCGGCGACATGATCGTGACGGGCACGCCGACGGGCGCGGGCGCCCGCTTCGACCCGCCGCGCTGGCTGAAGATCGGCGACGTCGTCGAGGTCGAGTCCAGCCGCATCGGCGTGCTGCGCAACATTGTCGCTGCGGAGAGTTAA
- a CDS encoding SDR family NAD(P)-dependent oxidoreductase — translation MTDALKGRTALVTGGSRGIGAAVCRALADAGAAVAINCRERIGQAEQLAGEIGRQGGRAIVVAADVSQREAVADMVERVTAGLGPIDILVNNAGIAITRGIDDLTEDDFDRTILVNLKSAFLCTQAVLPSMRARKWGRIVNISSGAARGAGSIGPHYNASKAGMEGLTRGYAARLVKEGITVNAVAPSLIETDMMSGQPALVSRIPLGRFGTAEEVAKAVMLLIDNAYMTGQTIALSGGMAFN, via the coding sequence ATGACGGATGCTCTGAAGGGGCGCACGGCGCTCGTCACCGGCGGCTCGCGCGGAATTGGCGCAGCCGTCTGTCGCGCGCTGGCCGACGCAGGCGCGGCGGTGGCGATCAATTGCCGCGAGAGAATTGGCCAGGCTGAGCAGCTGGCGGGCGAGATCGGCAGGCAGGGCGGCCGCGCCATCGTGGTCGCCGCCGACGTCTCGCAGCGTGAGGCCGTGGCTGATATGGTCGAGCGCGTCACCGCCGGGCTCGGGCCGATCGACATCCTGGTCAACAATGCCGGCATTGCGATCACGCGCGGCATCGACGATCTCACCGAGGACGATTTCGACCGCACCATCCTGGTCAACCTGAAATCGGCTTTCCTGTGCACGCAAGCGGTGCTGCCATCAATGCGCGCGCGGAAATGGGGCCGCATCGTCAACATCTCCTCCGGCGCCGCCCGCGGCGCCGGCTCGATCGGCCCGCACTACAATGCGTCAAAGGCAGGCATGGAGGGCCTGACGCGCGGCTATGCGGCGCGGCTCGTGAAGGAGGGCATCACCGTCAACGCCGTGGCGCCGTCGCTGATCGAGACCGACATGATGAGCGGCCAGCCCGCGCTCGTCAGCCGCATCCCGCTCGGCCGCTTCGGCACAGCGGAGGAAGTGGCGAAGGCCGTGATGCTGCTGATCGACAATGCCTACATGACCGGACAGACCATCGCACTGAGCGGCGGGATGGCGTTTAACTAG
- a CDS encoding O-acetylhomoserine aminocarboxypropyltransferase, which translates to MPAPKPPAFETLSLHAGQHPDPTTGARAVPIYQTTSYVFQDSDHAAALFNLERAGHIYTRISNPTTGVLEERLAALEGGVGAICTASGQAALHLAIATLLNAGDHIVASSSLYGGTINLLAHTLPRFGITTTFVKPRDHDAFRAAIKPNTKLVIGETIGNPGLEVLDIPKVAAIAHEAKIPLLIDNTFATPYLSRPIELGADIVMHSATKWIGGHGIAIGGAIVDGGRFDWRASGKFGVLTEPYGGYHGIVFDEQFGTAAFIMRARTEGLRDFGACLSPTNAFQLLQGVETLGVRMDRHMQNTHLVLEALKANKAVDWVLHPSLEDHTDYQLAKQLLPRGAGSIVSFGIKGGRPAGRKFIESLRMISHLANVGDAKTLVIHPASTTHQQMDAEQLKAAGVGEELVRLSVGIETAGDIIDDLNQALRISQKA; encoded by the coding sequence ATGCCCGCGCCGAAACCGCCCGCTTTCGAGACCCTGAGCCTGCATGCGGGCCAGCATCCGGATCCCACGACCGGCGCCCGGGCGGTGCCGATCTACCAGACCACGTCCTACGTGTTCCAGGATTCCGACCACGCCGCGGCGCTGTTCAATCTCGAACGCGCCGGGCACATCTATACGCGCATCTCCAATCCGACCACCGGTGTGCTGGAGGAGCGGCTTGCCGCGCTCGAAGGCGGCGTCGGCGCGATCTGCACGGCGAGCGGCCAGGCGGCGCTGCACCTGGCGATCGCGACGCTGCTCAATGCCGGCGACCACATCGTGGCGTCGAGCTCACTCTATGGCGGTACCATCAATTTGCTGGCGCACACGCTGCCGCGCTTCGGCATCACCACGACGTTTGTGAAACCGCGCGATCACGACGCATTCCGCGCGGCGATCAAGCCGAACACGAAGCTCGTGATCGGCGAGACCATCGGCAATCCCGGGCTCGAGGTGCTCGACATTCCCAAGGTTGCGGCGATCGCGCATGAGGCCAAGATTCCGCTGCTGATCGACAACACCTTCGCCACCCCCTATCTGAGCCGCCCGATCGAGCTCGGCGCCGACATCGTCATGCATTCGGCGACCAAATGGATCGGCGGCCATGGCATCGCGATCGGCGGCGCCATCGTCGACGGCGGCCGCTTCGACTGGCGCGCATCGGGCAAGTTCGGCGTGCTGACGGAGCCCTATGGCGGCTATCACGGCATCGTCTTCGACGAGCAGTTCGGCACGGCGGCCTTCATCATGCGCGCGCGCACCGAGGGCCTGCGCGATTTCGGTGCCTGCCTGTCGCCGACCAACGCGTTCCAGCTGCTCCAGGGCGTCGAGACGCTCGGCGTGCGCATGGACCGGCATATGCAGAACACGCATCTGGTGCTGGAAGCTCTGAAGGCCAACAAGGCGGTGGACTGGGTGCTGCATCCCTCGCTCGAAGATCACACGGACTATCAACTGGCGAAGCAGCTGCTGCCGCGCGGCGCCGGCTCGATCGTGTCCTTCGGTATCAAGGGCGGGCGGCCCGCCGGGCGCAAGTTCATCGAAAGCTTGCGCATGATCAGCCATCTCGCCAATGTCGGCGATGCCAAGACGCTGGTGATTCATCCGGCCTCGACCACGCATCAGCAGATGGACGCAGAGCAGCTCAAGGCCGCCGGTGTCGGCGAAGAGCTGGTGCGGCTCTCGGTCGGCATCGAGACCGCAGGCGACATCATCGACGACCTCAATCAAGCGCTGCGCATCTCGCAAAAGGCCTGA
- a CDS encoding IclR family transcriptional regulator produces MDKRRATKSARSAVEPRQGAQAIRRALAVLRILAAGREDGVPLAEVVRATGLTRPTVHRIVHVLIEEGIVERHGRSGRYAIGNQVPELALARPRPSRLLVAANPSLERASAEIGDTLFLTMRTGNDTLCVDRRIGVYPIQVLSIEVGARRPLGVSSAGVAILAAMPAQDARKIVAANEKRFEAYRTDVATVLGEVTAARRLGYGLREIGLVQGTKSISTWIKTPDGQPAAAMTVSAVRTRLGPRREQEVAEILLREARTIEQAIGG; encoded by the coding sequence ATGGACAAGAGACGCGCAACGAAATCCGCCCGCAGCGCCGTGGAACCGCGACAGGGCGCGCAGGCGATCCGGCGCGCGCTCGCGGTGCTGCGCATTCTTGCCGCAGGGCGCGAGGACGGTGTGCCATTGGCCGAGGTGGTGCGCGCAACCGGCCTCACCCGTCCGACCGTGCATCGGATCGTTCACGTGCTGATCGAGGAAGGTATCGTCGAGCGGCATGGCAGGAGCGGCCGGTACGCGATCGGCAACCAGGTGCCGGAGCTGGCGCTGGCGCGTCCGCGGCCCTCGCGGCTCTTGGTCGCCGCAAATCCGTCGCTGGAGCGCGCGTCAGCCGAGATCGGCGACACGCTGTTCCTGACGATGCGCACCGGCAACGACACGCTGTGCGTCGACCGCCGGATCGGCGTCTATCCAATCCAGGTGCTGTCGATCGAGGTCGGCGCGCGCCGGCCGCTCGGCGTCTCCAGCGCCGGCGTTGCCATCCTCGCCGCGATGCCGGCGCAGGACGCGCGAAAGATCGTCGCGGCGAACGAGAAGCGGTTCGAGGCCTACCGGACCGATGTCGCCACGGTGCTCGGCGAAGTCACCGCCGCCAGGCGGCTGGGATACGGCCTGAGAGAGATCGGCCTGGTGCAGGGGACGAAATCGATCTCGACCTGGATCAAGACACCGGACGGGCAACCGGCTGCAGCGATGACGGTCTCAGCCGTTCGCACGAGGCTCGGCCCCCGCCGCGAGCAGGAGGTCGCGGAGATCTTGTTGCGGGAAGCGCGGACGATCGAGCAGGCGATCGGGGGATAG
- a CDS encoding DUF6496 domain-containing protein, translated as MPRQEVIRKARQDKRAGKSASTQAGEFVKDEIDKIRKGKHGARSTKQAIAIGLSEARRAGVDLPPPRKGRTKKSTRRSAKYAYEVGQGKRTPKRRPKVSRAAANVLKKEPRSTASRSALSKQAKRAASRRTAASRSAAARKASHTKGAKARSAAAKKAARTRARRRG; from the coding sequence ATGCCAAGACAGGAAGTCATCCGCAAAGCCAGGCAGGACAAGCGGGCGGGCAAGTCGGCCAGCACGCAGGCCGGCGAATTCGTCAAGGACGAGATCGACAAGATTCGCAAGGGCAAGCACGGCGCACGCTCGACCAAGCAGGCCATCGCGATCGGCCTGTCCGAAGCGCGTCGCGCCGGTGTCGATCTCCCGCCGCCGCGCAAGGGGCGCACCAAGAAATCGACGCGGCGCAGTGCCAAATATGCCTATGAGGTCGGCCAGGGCAAACGCACGCCGAAGCGAAGGCCGAAAGTATCGCGCGCCGCCGCGAACGTCCTGAAGAAGGAACCGCGCTCGACCGCATCGCGCAGTGCCCTGTCGAAACAGGCCAAGCGAGCCGCCAGCCGTCGAACCGCAGCGTCCCGCTCAGCCGCCGCGCGCAAGGCGAGCCACACCAAGGGCGCCAAGGCCCGCTCCGCCGCCGCAAAGAAGGCGGCACGCACCAGGGCGCGGCGCCGCGGGTAG
- a CDS encoding pyridoxamine 5'-phosphate oxidase family protein, with translation MTVIETIEQLEAIYGATNDASTVKVADHVTPLYRIFIEKAPFAALATIGPDGIDCSPRGDLPGFVRIHDPKTLLLPDRRGNNRVDSLRNVVRDPRVSLMFLIPGSGNVVRANGRAHLSVDPQLLASFKVEGKAPRSVMVMNVEEIYFQCARAIVRADLWNPDKRVDPKMLPTPGQILAEMSDNKVGGDEYDRAWPARAAATMW, from the coding sequence ATGACGGTGATCGAAACGATCGAACAGCTGGAAGCCATCTACGGCGCCACCAATGACGCCTCGACCGTGAAAGTCGCCGACCACGTCACCCCGCTCTACCGCATCTTCATCGAGAAGGCGCCGTTCGCCGCGCTCGCCACCATCGGCCCGGACGGCATCGACTGCTCGCCGCGCGGCGATCTGCCCGGCTTCGTCCGCATCCACGACCCCAAGACGCTGTTGCTGCCCGACCGCCGCGGCAACAACCGGGTCGATTCGTTGCGCAATGTCGTGCGCGACCCGCGCGTGTCGCTGATGTTCCTGATCCCCGGCTCGGGCAATGTGGTGCGGGCGAACGGCCGCGCGCATCTGTCGGTCGATCCGCAGCTGCTGGCCTCGTTCAAGGTCGAAGGCAAGGCGCCGCGAAGCGTCATGGTGATGAACGTCGAGGAAATCTATTTCCAGTGCGCTCGCGCCATCGTCCGCGCCGACCTCTGGAATCCCGACAAGCGCGTCGATCCGAAGATGCTGCCGACGCCGGGGCAGATCCTTGCGGAGATGAGTGACAACAAGGTCGGCGGCGACGAATATGATCGTGCCTGGCCTGCCCGCGCGGCCGCGACGATGTGGTGA
- a CDS encoding tripartite tricarboxylate transporter substrate binding protein gives MRLIWIAIAAVTAMLAGPASGQQWPARNVKLIVPYPAGGNVDSAARIVADKLQEKLGQPFVIENKAGAGGMIAGEAFAKSAPDGYTLFVGANGPVLFATEINKRDAYNWKKDFLPISTISMTPLVLEVHPSVQATTLKEFLDLAKREPGKLTMASPGPGTTNHLLSELMQSSLELQWVTAHYRGNAPAINDLLGGQVQFAFDQLTVSLQHIKAGLFRALAVTSPHRLKSLPDVPTFAELGYKDFDGQTFTGLFAPAGTPAPVIEKLHETLVAILKDPAVIDKFEKLGGEATPMTPDEFRAYLEREDAKWIPVVRKANIRAD, from the coding sequence ATGAGATTAATCTGGATTGCCATAGCTGCCGTCACTGCGATGCTGGCAGGGCCCGCCTCCGGCCAGCAATGGCCGGCGCGCAACGTCAAGCTGATCGTGCCCTATCCCGCCGGCGGCAATGTCGACAGCGCCGCGCGCATCGTCGCCGACAAGCTCCAGGAAAAGCTCGGCCAACCCTTCGTCATCGAGAACAAGGCCGGCGCCGGCGGCATGATCGCGGGCGAGGCCTTCGCGAAGTCGGCGCCCGACGGCTACACGCTGTTCGTCGGCGCCAACGGCCCCGTGCTGTTCGCGACCGAGATCAACAAGCGCGACGCTTACAACTGGAAGAAGGATTTCCTTCCGATCTCGACGATCTCGATGACGCCGCTGGTGCTCGAGGTTCACCCGTCGGTGCAGGCGACCACGCTCAAGGAGTTTCTCGATCTCGCCAAGCGCGAGCCCGGCAAGCTGACCATGGCCTCGCCCGGTCCCGGCACCACCAACCATTTGCTCAGCGAGCTGATGCAGTCGAGCCTCGAGCTGCAATGGGTCACGGCGCATTACCGCGGCAACGCGCCGGCGATCAACGATCTCCTGGGCGGCCAGGTGCAGTTCGCGTTCGACCAGCTCACGGTCAGCCTCCAGCACATCAAGGCCGGCCTGTTCCGCGCGCTCGCCGTCACCAGCCCGCACCGATTGAAGTCGCTGCCCGATGTGCCGACCTTCGCGGAGCTCGGCTACAAGGACTTCGACGGCCAGACCTTCACCGGCCTGTTCGCGCCGGCAGGCACGCCGGCGCCTGTTATCGAGAAGCTGCACGAGACGCTGGTCGCGATTCTCAAGGATCCCGCCGTGATCGACAAGTTCGAAAAGCTCGGCGGCGAAGCCACGCCGATGACGCCGGACGAGTTCAGGGCCTATCTCGAGCGCGAGGACGCCAAGTGGATTCCGGTGGTGCGCAAGGCCAATATCAGGGCGGATTGA
- a CDS encoding alpha/beta fold hydrolase, whose translation MKLSVNGTDVFVATGGRDFDKSLPAVVFIHGAGFDHSTWALHTRWFAHHGFSVLAPDLPGHGRSAGPSLSTIAEMADWTAALLDAAGAAKAHLIGHSMGSLISLETAARHPDKVSALSLIGTAATMTVGPDLLKAAEANSQDANDMVSIWGLGFNAELGGSLAPGLWMHGGAQAVLRACEPGVLFRDLSACNAYANALAAAASVKVPTTLILGERDMMTPAKAGKALAAAIPHAKTVVVPGAGHMIMAERPDELLAALRN comes from the coding sequence ATGAAGCTCTCCGTCAACGGCACCGATGTGTTTGTCGCAACCGGCGGCCGCGACTTCGACAAGTCCCTGCCCGCGGTGGTCTTCATCCACGGCGCCGGCTTCGATCATTCGACCTGGGCGCTGCATACGCGTTGGTTTGCCCATCACGGTTTTTCCGTTCTCGCGCCCGACCTGCCCGGGCACGGTCGCTCGGCTGGACCCTCGCTCTCGACTATTGCTGAGATGGCCGACTGGACGGCGGCGCTGCTCGATGCGGCGGGAGCTGCGAAGGCTCATCTGATCGGCCACTCCATGGGCTCGCTGATCTCGCTGGAGACCGCCGCACGGCATCCCGACAAGGTCTCCGCGCTGAGCCTGATCGGCACCGCCGCGACCATGACGGTGGGTCCGGATCTCTTGAAAGCCGCCGAAGCCAATTCGCAGGATGCCAACGACATGGTCTCCATCTGGGGCCTCGGCTTCAACGCGGAGCTCGGCGGCAGTCTGGCGCCGGGCCTGTGGATGCATGGCGGCGCACAGGCGGTGCTGAGGGCATGCGAGCCGGGCGTGCTGTTCAGGGATTTGTCGGCCTGCAACGCCTATGCGAATGCGCTTGCCGCGGCAGCCAGCGTGAAGGTGCCGACGACGCTCATCCTCGGCGAGCGGGACATGATGACGCCGGCGAAGGCCGGCAAGGCACTCGCCGCCGCGATCCCGCATGCAAAGACCGTCGTGGTGCCCGGCGCCGGCCACATGATCATGGCCGAGCGGCCGGATGAGTTGCTGGCGGCGCTGCGGAACTAA